One Myxococcota bacterium genomic window carries:
- a CDS encoding helix-turn-helix transcriptional regulator, whose amino-acid sequence MQGELRSSAGSKRRGSVASNNVRRIREALMMSKAELARKAGLSTLTIDRVEAGKTCRLDTKRKILHALGLRVSDKDSVFGDRPVDHLLATHSADALSDGN is encoded by the coding sequence ATGCAAGGGGAACTCAGGTCTTCTGCCGGCTCTAAACGGAGGGGCTCAGTGGCCAGTAACAACGTTCGGCGGATACGCGAGGCGCTCATGATGAGCAAGGCCGAGCTCGCGCGTAAGGCCGGCCTCTCGACCCTCACGATCGACCGCGTCGAGGCCGGCAAGACCTGCCGCCTCGACACCAAGCGCAAGATCCTGCATGCGCTCGGCCTGCGTGTCTCCGACAAGGACTCTGTCTTCGGCGATCGCCCCGTCGATCACCTGCTCGCCACTCACAGCGCGGACGCGCTGTCGGACGGGAACTGA